From Nycticebus coucang isolate mNycCou1 chromosome 6, mNycCou1.pri, whole genome shotgun sequence, the proteins below share one genomic window:
- the LOC128588358 gene encoding tripartite motif-containing protein 43B-like: MDRYSRYRVEISFHNEVSNQHIRLFDDLRDFTFRSHSQDQSLNPEKSNYFAAWGDQVFTAGKYCWELDVDDSWDWALGVSRDYPILRLGTMLVSGDMFLLACVRQDNQYTLWTTSPAIPQFVEKPVGRVGMYLDLRSGSVSFVNVAKSSLIWKCRAGSLCFPVRPFVITGHK, translated from the exons ATGGACAGATACAGCCGCTACCGGG TGGAGATTTCTTTCCACAATGAAGTAAGCAATCAGCACATCAGGCTGTTTGACGATTTGAGAGACTTCACATTTAGATCTCACAGTCAAGATCAGTCTTTGAATCCTGAGAAATCTAACTATTTTGCTGCTTGGGGAGACCAAGTCTTCACTGCTGGGAAGTATTGCTGGGAGCTGGATGTGGACGACTCTTGGGACTGGGCTCTAGGGGTCTCTAGAGATTACCCAATACTCAGACTTGGCACAATGCTTGTATCTGGGGACATGTTTCTTCTTGCATGTGTGAGGCAGGATAATCAGTACACTCTCTGGACAACCTCCCCAGCGATTCCTCAGTTTGTAGAGAAACCTGTGGGCCGGGTTGGTATGTATCTTGATTTGCGGAGTGGGAGTGTGAGTTTTGTGAACGTTGCCAAGAGTTCCCTCATATGGAAGTGCCGCGCTGGCTCCTTGTGTTTCCCTGTCAGGCCTTTCGTTATCACTGGACACAAATGA